From Candidatus Pedobacter colombiensis, one genomic window encodes:
- a CDS encoding PKD domain-containing protein, with product MVKVYSFFIFLISLVSANRLVAQRNVVQVDQYSGTASVIIPIYSIKNGSISTQINLINRGVGVKVKDVEGTAGIGWQMSGGGVISREIRGLPDDCQKDNANNIRLGWLYNNNGVKIDNFAIANDGNMTTCTDETTDLASLNTNFSDLSDTEPDLFSINAPGLSVSFVFDKNHQIQTIPYQDLKITYSTNIYGEIEGFIVVNDQGVSYQFYNMYASRSTKQTLTTFNSQTVSESNISYFKTQFLQYKFGISSYNNWYLTSMTDANRNEINFSYENGLPRDNVTPIELYIGTSAKSTQYWVKDESFPRLLSNISGGGTGASFTYNNNYYTSQSLLSKIQLSSGANYLLNYSSVMPLTGYYSRFFLRDITTDQCNSPAKYQFSYTGETFYYYYYKTSLGDSSSKNIDYWGHATSYSNQSGTLLPALNINPSNTLLQRYQIVTDNVSRPSYTVNLPGADRRLDPYVVAAGSVSKITYLDNGSTSMIYEPHDYYDPTAGTVVQGGGIRIKQIVDYDGISVARNMVSNYSYSNPATGITSGKPTSLPVYGFTRPYTGTGSNLDLWKSATVRSELDLSPNDHSIVYAHVKEAKNGSGYIAYEYYTPATNYDTSAFPSCVDCTSSDWSPTVTFIARPGCATAGFMTNDKSTYPFAPNTNYDFERGLVKRVKVYNEVGGIVDETEYSYQRIGTPISVTGLRWDENGGFKAYSKYTIYTSTGELTKKVVQKTTDLAPYNQVKQSSSSYFYDSPFHHLFTRKEVTNSDGTIRKAFVKYVKDYNTGTINDAEVNAIHQLQLQNQNIPIEQYTQVQKPNNDLKVISGSLLKFKAFNFGSYSLYMPSQKLGFVSQNGITGFTTSSSSSGIFTYDSNYIPLENYLIYDSNGFLQTKDDHHKQVQTSLSSSVHHLPVANIANAAADEIGYYNPNHLVANSSFNVATGITGPYAGRAGVGSGSSTLDPGISLSKAIKKNKNAKNYIFSIWLDSYGSGTFSITLTGTDNVPHVYPLNFTANNGTWKYYEIKVPVVNLSPTFNIDIRHNTTSGLFITDVLFYPENAEVSTSDYRTATLSKIVQTNTNGISEYYESDNLGRLSLVYDQDKQIKARTSYLYQDTYQTFSDPTFSFSPVNNIIAGTDVRFYNATNYNPCQFTGITFTWDFGDGTVPFVTNSTISQDHRYAVAGTYNVALTASALGQGSKTTKAVVVVLPPPIPEAPQLVIPVNYVNNSSGAITRIELSQNGEVKYTFTGNELLAGDIKVPAESYRVRVFCSGNYGSVKLDDGSLNYCSEYSGFSSYSFFANLVAPKSLTITIDNGNCN from the coding sequence ATGGTAAAAGTCTATTCTTTTTTTATTTTTCTTATTTCGCTTGTATCGGCTAATCGACTTGTTGCGCAAAGAAATGTAGTACAGGTTGATCAATATTCAGGTACAGCAAGTGTTATTATACCCATTTATTCGATAAAAAATGGGTCTATTTCTACTCAAATTAATCTTATTAACCGGGGTGTAGGTGTAAAGGTAAAAGATGTAGAAGGGACCGCAGGTATTGGTTGGCAGATGTCGGGAGGAGGTGTAATAAGTAGGGAGATACGCGGTTTACCTGATGATTGTCAAAAGGATAATGCTAACAACATTCGTTTAGGTTGGCTATATAATAACAATGGAGTTAAGATCGACAATTTTGCTATTGCAAATGATGGGAATATGACGACATGTACAGATGAAACTACAGATTTAGCAAGTTTAAACACTAATTTTTCTGATCTGTCTGATACCGAACCAGATCTGTTTTCGATCAATGCACCGGGTTTATCAGTTAGCTTCGTTTTTGATAAAAACCATCAAATCCAAACTATACCTTATCAGGATCTCAAAATTACATATTCGACCAATATTTATGGAGAGATAGAAGGATTTATAGTAGTGAATGATCAAGGTGTAAGTTATCAGTTTTATAACATGTATGCGTCTAGATCTACAAAACAAACACTAACTACTTTTAATTCACAAACTGTTAGTGAGAGTAATATTTCTTATTTCAAAACCCAATTTTTGCAATATAAATTTGGGATAAGTTCATATAATAACTGGTATTTAACAAGCATGACTGATGCAAATCGTAATGAGATTAATTTTTCTTATGAAAATGGTTTGCCCCGAGATAATGTAACGCCCATTGAATTGTATATTGGTACATCTGCTAAATCAACTCAGTATTGGGTTAAAGATGAGTCATTCCCAAGATTATTAAGTAACATTAGTGGAGGGGGAACAGGTGCTTCCTTTACCTATAATAATAATTATTATACCTCTCAATCATTACTTAGCAAAATTCAATTGAGCAGTGGTGCTAATTATCTCTTGAATTATAGTAGTGTTATGCCCTTAACGGGATATTATTCTAGATTCTTTCTAAGAGATATCACAACAGATCAATGTAATTCGCCAGCAAAGTATCAGTTTTCTTATACTGGCGAAACCTTCTATTATTACTATTATAAAACATCCTTAGGTGATTCTTCCTCAAAGAATATAGATTATTGGGGGCATGCAACGAGCTATTCCAATCAATCTGGGACACTATTGCCTGCATTAAATATTAATCCTTCAAACACTTTATTGCAAAGGTATCAAATTGTGACAGATAATGTTTCAAGGCCTTCTTATACAGTTAACTTACCGGGGGCTGATCGGAGGTTGGATCCTTATGTGGTTGCGGCCGGATCTGTAAGTAAAATTACCTATCTCGATAATGGTTCAACTAGTATGATTTACGAACCTCATGATTATTATGATCCAACCGCCGGAACTGTTGTACAGGGAGGAGGAATTCGTATTAAGCAAATTGTTGACTATGACGGGATTAGTGTAGCTCGTAATATGGTCAGTAACTATAGCTATTCGAATCCTGCTACAGGTATAACGAGCGGGAAACCAACTTCTTTGCCAGTATACGGTTTTACCCGCCCATATACCGGAACAGGCAGTAATTTGGATTTATGGAAGAGTGCGACAGTTCGTTCTGAACTGGATCTGTCACCCAATGATCATAGCATTGTATATGCACATGTTAAGGAAGCTAAAAATGGTTCAGGGTATATAGCTTATGAATATTATACTCCGGCAACAAATTATGATACAAGTGCTTTCCCTTCTTGTGTTGATTGTACTAGTAGTGATTGGTCGCCCACAGTTACTTTTATTGCTAGACCAGGATGTGCCACGGCTGGTTTTATGACGAATGATAAAAGCACTTATCCATTTGCTCCCAATACAAATTATGATTTTGAACGGGGATTGGTGAAGAGAGTGAAGGTTTATAATGAAGTTGGTGGGATTGTTGACGAAACTGAGTACTCCTATCAGCGTATCGGAACGCCAATATCTGTTACTGGCTTAAGGTGGGACGAAAATGGAGGATTTAAAGCTTATTCTAAATATACGATATATACATCAACCGGTGAATTAACAAAAAAGGTAGTTCAGAAAACGACGGATTTGGCTCCTTATAACCAGGTTAAACAAAGCTCGAGTTCTTATTTTTATGACAGCCCTTTTCATCATCTTTTCACAAGAAAAGAAGTCACCAATAGTGATGGAACGATCAGGAAAGCGTTCGTCAAATATGTTAAGGATTATAATACCGGAACTATTAATGATGCTGAAGTAAACGCAATTCATCAGTTGCAATTACAAAATCAGAATATACCTATAGAACAATATACACAAGTTCAGAAGCCTAATAATGACCTAAAGGTTATTTCAGGATCTTTGCTGAAGTTTAAAGCGTTTAATTTCGGATCCTATTCATTGTACATGCCTTCTCAAAAGTTAGGGTTTGTTAGTCAGAATGGGATAACAGGATTTACAACATCAAGTAGTTCGTCTGGAATCTTTACTTATGATTCTAATTATATTCCCCTCGAGAACTATCTGATCTATGACTCGAATGGTTTTCTCCAAACTAAAGATGATCATCATAAACAAGTACAAACCTCCCTATCGAGTTCAGTCCATCATTTACCTGTAGCCAATATAGCTAATGCAGCGGCAGATGAGATTGGCTATTATAACCCTAATCATTTGGTTGCCAACTCGTCTTTTAATGTCGCTACTGGTATTACGGGTCCATATGCAGGACGAGCTGGTGTTGGTTCTGGGAGCAGCACTCTTGATCCTGGTATTTCTCTTTCTAAAGCAATTAAGAAAAATAAAAATGCCAAAAATTATATATTTTCAATTTGGTTGGATTCATACGGAAGTGGTACATTTTCAATAACATTAACTGGAACAGATAATGTACCTCATGTTTATCCGCTTAATTTTACTGCAAATAACGGGACCTGGAAGTATTATGAGATTAAAGTACCGGTAGTTAATCTATCTCCTACTTTTAATATTGACATTCGGCATAATACGACTTCGGGGTTATTTATAACTGACGTTCTTTTTTATCCGGAAAACGCTGAAGTAAGCACTTCTGACTATAGAACGGCAACACTAAGTAAAATTGTTCAGACCAATACCAATGGCATTTCCGAATATTATGAGTCTGATAATTTAGGTAGGCTAAGTCTTGTTTATGATCAGGACAAGCAAATTAAAGCACGTACAAGTTATTTGTATCAGGACACTTATCAAACTTTTTCAGATCCTACATTTAGTTTTTCGCCGGTTAATAATATTATAGCTGGTACAGATGTTCGTTTTTATAATGCTACTAATTATAATCCGTGTCAGTTCACCGGGATAACTTTCACCTGGGATTTTGGGGATGGTACGGTCCCATTTGTTACCAATTCTACAATTAGTCAAGACCATAGATACGCTGTTGCGGGTACCTATAATGTAGCTCTTACTGCTAGTGCTTTGGGGCAAGGTAGTAAAACTACAAAAGCGGTCGTCGTAGTTTTACCACCTCCTATCCCAGAAGCACCACAGCTTGTTATTCCTGTAAATTATGTAAATAATAGCTCCGGAGCGATAACCCGTATCGAACTCTCTCAAAATGGAGAGGTAAAATATACTTTTACGGGTAATGAGCTTCTTGCTGGTGACATTAAGGTTCCGGCTGAATCATATAGGGTTAGAGTTTTTTGTTCCGGAAATTATGGAAGTGTAAAATTAGATGATGGGAGCCTTAATTACTGTTCGGAATATAGTGGCTTTAGTAGCTATAGCTTCTTTGCCAATTTAGTCGCGCCCAAATCGCTCACAATTACAATTGATAATGGGAATTGTAATTAA
- the ltrA gene encoding group II intron reverse transcriptase/maturase produces MLEEILDIRNVQKAFRQVTTNKGAGGIDGMQTDELRDYLNIHWQALKSDILAGNYRPQSVLKVEIPKTGGGTRILGIPTVIDRLLQQAISQWLSPKYEGDFSANSYGFRPGRSAHQAVFQAQVNLNSGYTWVVEVDLEKFFDTVNHDKLMSLLWVKIKDKGTLKLIRAYLSGGMMDNGLVSPRREGTPQGSPLSPLLSNIILNELDQILEDRGHRFVRYADDCSIYVRSRKSAFRVMAVMTGYLEDKLKLKVNREKSKVSRPSGSTLLGFSFYGSKQGWQIRVASKSLKTIKQKIREQTQRNHSIATSERIYRLEKVIRGWVNYFSIAKAKNQLLRLDEMVRVRLRMIIWKQWKKVYTRIGNLIKLGISRDKAYEWANSRKSYCRIAHSPILCRVLDNAYFTKLKYTGFTNYYYWKTEYQKKLF; encoded by the coding sequence ATGCTTGAAGAAATATTAGACATCCGAAATGTACAAAAAGCCTTTCGGCAGGTTACTACCAATAAGGGTGCTGGGGGTATTGATGGTATGCAGACCGATGAACTTCGTGACTACCTCAATATCCACTGGCAAGCATTAAAGAGTGATATTTTAGCGGGTAATTATCGACCACAATCTGTACTTAAGGTAGAAATACCCAAAACGGGCGGTGGAACGAGAATTTTGGGCATCCCAACGGTAATCGACAGGCTGTTGCAACAGGCGATCTCTCAATGGTTGAGTCCTAAGTACGAGGGCGATTTTTCAGCAAACAGTTATGGGTTTCGCCCGGGTCGCAGTGCACATCAGGCGGTATTTCAGGCGCAGGTAAACCTCAATTCGGGTTATACCTGGGTTGTAGAAGTGGACTTGGAAAAGTTCTTTGATACGGTCAACCACGACAAGCTTATGAGCCTGTTATGGGTTAAGATCAAGGATAAGGGGACCTTAAAGCTTATTCGTGCTTACCTAAGTGGCGGTATGATGGATAATGGACTGGTTAGCCCCAGAAGAGAGGGTACGCCGCAAGGTAGTCCTTTGAGCCCTTTATTATCAAACATTATTCTGAATGAGCTAGATCAAATTCTGGAAGACCGGGGCCACCGTTTTGTACGTTACGCAGATGACTGTAGTATTTATGTGCGGAGCAGAAAATCGGCCTTCCGTGTTATGGCGGTTATGACAGGCTATTTGGAAGATAAGTTGAAACTCAAGGTCAACCGGGAGAAGAGCAAAGTAAGCCGACCATCTGGTAGCACGCTTTTAGGCTTTTCCTTTTATGGCTCCAAACAAGGATGGCAGATCCGGGTTGCGTCCAAATCTCTGAAAACGATAAAACAGAAGATAAGGGAACAAACCCAACGGAACCATTCGATTGCTACTAGTGAACGAATTTATAGACTAGAAAAGGTCATACGGGGCTGGGTAAATTACTTTTCTATAGCCAAAGCCAAAAATCAGTTACTTAGATTGGACGAAATGGTCCGTGTAAGGTTAAGAATGATCATTTGGAAACAGTGGAAGAAAGTATATACCCGTATTGGGAACCTAATTAAGTTGGGTATTTCAAGGGACAAAGCTTATGAATGGGCAAACAGTCGAAAATCTTATTGCAGAATTGCTCACAGCCCAATACTATGTCGGGTGCTAGACAATGCATACTTTACAAAGCTAAAGTATACGGGCTTTACCAACTACTATTACTGGAAAACTGAATACCAGAAGAAATTATTCTAA
- a CDS encoding DUF4139 domain-containing protein has product MKSISLFLLIALSTGLIKAQTPRLFPAVLESATVYRAGAELNHKARINIPTGTSEIVITNVANTLDENSIQISVPPGVTILSTSFSKDYLKQDNNSPAYRIIEDSLTSAKRELVKVQNKSIVEANLLGLLDKNQTVGGTNIGVNVNELIKVADYYKSKQLELRNSIATLQETEQHWQRKIAKLQKQLLELSQDKSGTTGQVIINVLATQPVNADFNLSYLSPNAQWQAFYDLRAENTASPLKILYKASISQYTGIDWKKVKLSLSTGNPTQNGTAPLLSSWFLQFGTPQYQYAKQLSGKTSGIMIRGYNQEDKQELKEVVITSMAKAAPQFKQVENQLNVVFDVDIPYDIASNSKPHSVMLKETTQSASFKYYSIPKMDNDVFLMAEITDYEKLNLLPGEANLIFENSYIGKSYINPNALNDTLKLSMGRDKKIIIKREKIAEQTGVKTIGSNKKQTFTYEITIRNSKKENINLQLKDQYPISTDKDMEVELLSSSGAEVDKETGILTWNLNMKPSSTQKIRISYSVKYPKDKVIPNLY; this is encoded by the coding sequence ATGAAAAGTATATCTCTATTTCTGCTTATTGCTTTAAGCACAGGCTTAATAAAAGCGCAAACTCCTCGTTTATTTCCTGCGGTACTTGAATCAGCAACTGTTTATCGGGCTGGTGCAGAATTGAATCATAAAGCCCGGATTAATATCCCCACTGGCACAAGCGAAATTGTCATCACTAATGTAGCCAATACCCTGGATGAAAACAGTATCCAGATCAGCGTTCCCCCAGGTGTTACGATCCTATCTACCAGTTTTAGCAAAGACTACCTTAAGCAAGACAACAATAGTCCTGCCTATCGCATCATTGAAGATAGTCTGACCTCAGCTAAAAGAGAGCTTGTTAAAGTTCAAAATAAAAGCATTGTAGAAGCAAACCTTTTAGGTTTATTAGATAAAAACCAGACCGTAGGTGGCACCAATATTGGCGTAAATGTAAATGAATTAATCAAAGTTGCAGATTATTATAAAAGCAAACAGCTCGAGTTGCGCAATAGCATAGCAACATTACAAGAAACAGAACAACACTGGCAAAGAAAAATTGCTAAGCTACAAAAGCAGTTGCTGGAACTAAGCCAGGACAAATCCGGCACAACGGGACAAGTCATCATCAACGTTTTAGCTACACAACCTGTTAATGCAGATTTTAACCTGAGTTACTTGTCCCCTAACGCGCAATGGCAGGCGTTTTATGACCTCAGAGCAGAGAATACAGCTTCACCTTTAAAGATTCTTTATAAAGCCAGCATAAGTCAGTATACAGGCATCGACTGGAAAAAGGTTAAGCTTAGTCTTTCTACAGGTAATCCAACACAAAATGGAACAGCCCCTTTATTATCCTCATGGTTTCTTCAATTCGGGACACCACAATATCAATATGCAAAACAACTAAGTGGAAAAACTTCCGGAATAATGATCAGAGGCTATAATCAAGAAGACAAGCAAGAACTCAAAGAAGTGGTGATCACCTCCATGGCTAAAGCAGCGCCTCAATTCAAACAGGTAGAAAACCAATTGAACGTAGTATTTGATGTCGATATCCCTTATGATATAGCCTCCAACAGCAAGCCACATAGTGTAATGCTGAAAGAAACCACTCAATCTGCTTCATTTAAATATTACAGCATTCCCAAAATGGACAACGATGTTTTCTTAATGGCTGAAATTACAGATTACGAAAAGTTAAACCTTTTACCGGGAGAAGCAAACCTCATATTCGAAAACAGTTACATCGGAAAATCTTATATCAATCCGAATGCGTTAAACGACACCTTAAAATTGAGTATGGGACGTGATAAAAAGATCATTATCAAACGCGAAAAAATAGCGGAACAAACGGGAGTTAAAACAATAGGAAGTAATAAGAAACAAACTTTTACTTACGAGATCACGATAAGAAATAGTAAAAAAGAAAACATAAACCTACAGCTCAAAGATCAATATCCAATATCAACTGATAAAGATATGGAAGTCGAATTACTCAGTTCAAGTGGTGCTGAAGTAGACAAAGAAACAGGAATCCTGACCTGGAACTTAAATATGAAACCATCCAGCACACAAAAGATTAGAATCAGCTATTCAGTTAAATACCCTAAGGATAAGGTTATTCCTAACTTATATTAA
- a CDS encoding AAA family ATPase: MENLQIKSNVVISEQSMDIVRPLAKSIDWQDRLIAILGARGTGKTTLLLQRMKAEYGMGKEALYITMDDIYFTTHLLSDLALQFRQQGGKILFIDEVHKYPNWAKEIKNIYDFYKDLKIVFTGSSIIDINRQNADLSRRAVQYEMAGLSYREFLQFIGVGQFEALKLTDILTHHIEIANGLSLKFKPLQYFNDYLQHGYYPFFIENINTYAIRVERVVRLIIEEDLQFIAGFNPHHSRKIYQLMAILATNVPFKPNITKLSEKTGIHRNMIVEYLYYLNNARLTNSLSANGKSISILQKPDKIFLENTNLLYALAPENVDTGSLRESFFMNQLSNSKHNINLPLKGDFLIDDTYTFEVGGKGKTNKQIEGIDKGYIAMDNLESGINNKIPLWLFGFLY; this comes from the coding sequence ATGGAGAATCTTCAAATAAAATCCAACGTAGTCATCTCAGAACAATCCATGGATATAGTACGTCCTTTGGCAAAATCAATTGACTGGCAGGACAGATTAATTGCCATTTTAGGGGCTCGCGGTACTGGAAAGACGACCTTACTGCTACAAAGAATGAAGGCTGAATATGGAATGGGTAAAGAAGCCTTATATATTACAATGGATGATATTTATTTTACTACTCACCTTCTTTCAGATCTGGCCCTACAGTTCAGGCAACAAGGAGGAAAAATACTATTTATTGATGAAGTACATAAATATCCCAACTGGGCCAAAGAAATAAAAAACATCTATGATTTTTATAAAGACCTTAAAATTGTATTTACAGGATCTTCAATTATAGATATTAATCGCCAAAATGCAGACTTAAGCAGGCGTGCTGTGCAGTATGAAATGGCTGGCCTTTCCTATCGGGAGTTTTTGCAATTCATTGGAGTTGGACAATTTGAAGCACTAAAACTAACCGATATCTTGACCCACCACATTGAAATTGCGAATGGGCTCAGTTTAAAATTTAAGCCACTTCAGTATTTTAATGACTATTTACAACATGGTTATTATCCATTTTTCATCGAAAATATCAATACTTACGCGATTCGTGTAGAACGTGTGGTGCGTTTAATCATTGAAGAAGATCTACAGTTTATTGCGGGATTTAATCCGCATCATTCTAGAAAAATCTATCAGCTGATGGCTATTCTAGCTACCAATGTCCCGTTCAAACCCAACATCACCAAACTAAGTGAGAAAACAGGAATTCACAGAAATATGATTGTCGAATACCTGTATTATCTAAACAATGCCAGGCTAACCAATTCTCTTTCTGCTAATGGAAAAAGTATTAGTATTCTACAAAAACCTGATAAGATATTTCTGGAAAATACCAATCTGCTTTATGCACTTGCCCCTGAAAATGTTGATACCGGATCATTAAGGGAATCATTTTTTATGAACCAGCTTAGCAATAGCAAACATAATATTAATCTGCCTTTAAAAGGCGACTTCTTAATAGATGATACTTATACCTTTGAAGTCGGTGGAAAAGGCAAAACCAATAAGCAGATTGAGGGTATTGATAAAGGGTACATAGCAATGGATAACCTGGAAAGTGGCATTAATAACAAAATCCCATTGTGGTTGTTTGGCTTTCTGTACTAA
- the atpG gene encoding ATP synthase F1 subunit gamma has product MANLKEVRIRIASVQSTQQITKAMKMVSAAKLKRATNAIVQLRPYATKLKEILGNLSSSLEGSSSPFIQEREPNKVLIVVVSSNRGLAGAFNMNVIKTTNNLIAEKYSEQYKKGNVSIVAIGKKSQDFYEKRNYNVIGNNNDVYSALTFENVTKITDGIMAGFVKGEFDRVEVVYNRFKNAAVQILTTEQLLPLPKAETDETIVKASKVDYILEPSQEAIVEQLIPKSIKTQLYKAVLDSHASEHGARMTSMDKATENAGDLLKALKLSYNQARQAAITTELTEIVSGAAALNG; this is encoded by the coding sequence ATGGCTAATTTAAAAGAAGTAAGAATTCGTATAGCGTCAGTACAATCTACACAGCAGATTACCAAAGCCATGAAAATGGTTTCGGCTGCTAAATTGAAACGTGCTACCAATGCTATTGTACAATTACGTCCGTATGCTACTAAGCTTAAAGAGATTCTTGGAAATCTTTCTTCAAGCTTGGAAGGATCATCATCACCTTTTATACAAGAACGTGAGCCTAATAAGGTATTGATTGTAGTAGTTTCTTCTAACCGTGGTTTAGCGGGTGCGTTCAATATGAACGTAATTAAAACTACTAACAACTTAATTGCCGAGAAATATAGCGAACAATACAAAAAAGGTAATGTAAGTATCGTAGCCATTGGTAAGAAATCTCAGGATTTTTATGAGAAACGCAATTACAATGTTATTGGTAACAACAACGACGTATATTCAGCACTTACTTTTGAAAATGTAACTAAAATCACAGATGGCATTATGGCCGGCTTTGTGAAAGGTGAGTTTGATAGAGTGGAGGTAGTTTACAATAGATTTAAAAACGCTGCAGTTCAGATTTTGACTACTGAGCAATTGTTGCCTTTGCCTAAAGCAGAGACAGATGAGACAATTGTAAAGGCTTCAAAGGTTGATTATATCCTTGAGCCTTCTCAGGAAGCGATCGTTGAACAGCTGATCCCTAAATCTATTAAAACGCAATTGTATAAAGCGGTATTGGATTCTCATGCTTCTGAGCATGGAGCACGTATGACTTCAATGGATAAAGCGACTGAGAATGCGGGTGATTTGTTAAAAGCATTGAAGCTTTCATACAACCAGGCACGTCAGGCAGCGATTACAACAGAGCTTACAGAGATTGTAAGTGGTGCGGCTGCATTGAACGGTTAA
- the atpA gene encoding F0F1 ATP synthase subunit alpha translates to MVEVRPDEVSAIIRQQLAGFKSEAELEEVGTVLQVGDGIARVYGLTKVQSGELVEFETGLQGIVLNLEEDNVGVVLLGPSDEIKEGDTIKRTKKIASIKVGEGMLGRVVNTLGEPIDGKGPIIGETYEMPIERKAPGVIYRQPVTEPLQTGIKAIDGMIPIGRGQRELVIGDRQIGKTAVCIDTIINQKEFYEAGNPVFCIYVACGQKASTVANIVRTLEENGAMPYTVVVAASAAEPAPLQFYAPFSGAAIGEFFRDTGRPALIVYDDLSKQAVAYREVSLLLRRPPGREAYPGDVFYLHSRLLERAAKINSNDEIAQGMNDLPESLKGLVKGGGSLTALPIIETQAGDVSAYIPTNVISITDGQIFLESNLFNSGIRPAINVGISVSRVGGNAQIKSMKKVAGTLKLDQAQYRELEAFSKFGSDLDAATKSVLDKGARNVEILKQGQFSPMTVEKQVAIIYIGTKNLMRSVPVNKVKEFEAEYLQQLEQRHAETLKALKAGKFDDTITGVLETVAKELSSKY, encoded by the coding sequence ATGGTAGAGGTAAGACCAGACGAAGTATCGGCAATTATCAGGCAGCAATTGGCGGGCTTCAAATCAGAAGCAGAACTTGAAGAAGTTGGTACCGTATTGCAGGTGGGCGATGGTATTGCCCGTGTTTATGGTTTAACTAAAGTTCAATCGGGCGAGTTAGTTGAATTTGAAACAGGCTTGCAAGGAATTGTTTTAAACCTTGAAGAAGATAATGTTGGTGTGGTATTATTAGGCCCATCTGACGAGATCAAAGAAGGTGATACAATTAAACGTACTAAGAAAATCGCCTCTATCAAAGTTGGTGAAGGTATGTTAGGTCGCGTTGTAAATACATTGGGTGAACCAATTGATGGTAAAGGACCAATCATTGGTGAAACTTATGAAATGCCGATCGAGCGTAAAGCTCCTGGTGTGATCTATCGTCAGCCGGTTACTGAGCCTTTACAAACAGGTATCAAAGCTATCGACGGGATGATTCCAATCGGTCGTGGTCAACGTGAGTTGGTTATTGGTGACCGTCAGATTGGTAAAACTGCGGTTTGTATCGATACTATTATCAACCAAAAAGAATTTTATGAAGCAGGTAACCCTGTATTCTGTATATATGTAGCTTGTGGACAAAAAGCAAGTACAGTAGCAAACATCGTTCGTACTTTAGAGGAAAATGGTGCAATGCCTTATACTGTAGTTGTTGCAGCTTCTGCTGCTGAACCAGCTCCATTACAATTTTACGCTCCTTTCTCTGGCGCGGCTATCGGTGAGTTCTTCCGTGATACAGGAAGACCTGCATTAATTGTTTATGATGATTTATCTAAACAAGCTGTAGCTTACCGTGAGGTATCTTTGTTATTGCGTCGTCCACCGGGCCGTGAGGCTTATCCTGGTGACGTGTTTTATCTTCACAGCCGTCTGTTAGAGCGTGCTGCAAAGATCAACTCAAATGATGAGATCGCTCAGGGAATGAACGATTTACCTGAATCTTTAAAAGGTCTCGTTAAAGGTGGTGGTTCATTAACTGCACTTCCTATCATCGAAACTCAGGCTGGTGACGTTTCTGCGTATATCCCAACTAACGTAATTTCGATTACTGACGGACAGATCTTCTTAGAAAGTAACTTGTTCAACTCTGGTATTCGTCCGGCTATTAACGTAGGTATCTCGGTATCACGTGTAGGTGGTAATGCTCAGATCAAGTCGATGAAGAAAGTTGCCGGTACGTTGAAATTGGATCAGGCTCAATACCGCGAGTTAGAGGCTTTCTCTAAATTCGGTTCTGACCTTGATGCTGCTACTAAATCGGTATTAGATAAAGGTGCACGTAACGTTGAGATCCTGAAACAAGGTCAGTTCTCACCAATGACCGTTGAGAAACAAGTTGCGATCATTTATATCGGTACTAAAAACTTAATGCGTTCTGTTCCTGTAAACAAAGTGAAGGAATTTGAAGCGGAATATTTACAACAACTTGAGCAACGTCATGCTGAAACTTTAAAAGCATTAAAAGCTGGTAAGTTTGATGATACAATCACAGGTGTATTGGAAACTGTAGCTAAAGAGCTTTCAAGTAAATATTAA